A stretch of Aedes aegypti strain LVP_AGWG chromosome 2, AaegL5.0 Primary Assembly, whole genome shotgun sequence DNA encodes these proteins:
- the LOC5573763 gene encoding uncharacterized protein C12orf31 homolog, whose translation MTARSKSRRDKNNRIRRAKNKVKELKKLKKTLGLIDEDGMDIMEKVKDITEQQKKKEEEEKIKQEAMEEIIRKETNELGLETEEYVEVEHQESKVKHKYNAKTKRDQFGQYPVWYNARKERRKQLLIEGKIKKKRGRPGRKTHFIDATCNWRGSV comes from the exons ATGACTGCCCGTTCCAAATCCCGGCGGGACAAGAATAACCGCATCCGCCGCGCCAAAAACAAGGTCAAAGAGCTGAAAAAACTTAAGAAAACCCTCGGCCTCATCGACGAAGATGGGATGGATATTATGGAAAAAGTGAAGGACATTACCGAACAGCAAAAGAAGAAGGAG GAAGAGGAAAAAATCAAGCAGGAAGCAATGGAAGAAATTATACGCAAGGAAACCAACGAGCTCGGCCTGGAGACGGAAGAGTACGTTGAAGTAGAACATCAGGAATCAAAAGTAAAACACAAGTACAACGCCAAAACGAAACGCGATCAGTTCGGACAGTATCCGGTGTGGTATAATGCCCGCAAGGAACGCAGGAAGCAGCTGTTGATCGAGGGTAAGATCAAGAAGAAGCGCGGCCGCCCGGGAAGGAAGACGCACTTTATCGATGCCACCTGCAATTGGAGGGGTTCGGTTTGA
- the LOC5573786 gene encoding syntaxin-17, with amino-acid sequence MGDNGDKIGLKLAEISIHKFNQTIPQYLNLLKNHKCNIEKASSLKDWDRIKREQINATRVIKQMKYLILEIDKVRSRVRQGDLERFDEAIDGAKKNAFGAMGEYLEAQQKIVSRTQSTYSFTDEEYYTRQEQQDNQYGRQLAHVPEITSNYNRETEELRQREECLKEMETLQQEIVDIQDLFQTVHSMARDQGQMVDAVEENVEVTQVHVEQGETALRKALKYKKAIYPMCGALLGSCIGGPIGLIVGLKAGGLAALGGGLVGFAGGKYIKEEGVEAVDALDGGDKALEVEANGAALTADMDQAICVRKE; translated from the exons ATGGGAGACAATGGGGACAAAATCGGCCTCAAGCTGGCCGAGATATCGATCCACAAGTTCAACCAAACCATTCCGCAGTATTTGAATCTGCTCAAGAACCACAAGTGCAACATCGAGAAGGCCAGCTCGCTGAAGGACTGGGACCGGATCAAGCGGGAACAGATTAATGCGACGCGGGTCATCAAACAGATGAAGTATCTGATCCTGGAGATCGACAAAGTGCGGTCCAGAGTTCGGCAGGGCGATCTGGAACGGTTCGACGAGGCCATAGATGGGGCGAAGAAGAATGCCTTCGGGGCGATGGGCGAGTATTTGG AAGCGCAACAGAAAATAGTATCTCGGACACAGTCAACGTACAGTTTTACGGATGAGGAATACTACACGAGACAGGAACAGCAGGACAACCAATATGGTCGCCAGTTGGCACACGTTCCGGAGATAACGAGCAATTATAATCGTGAGACGGAGGAACTGCGCCAGAGGGAAGAATGCCTCAAAGAGATGGAAACGCTTCAGCAGGAGATTGTCGACATCCAGGATCTCTTTCAGACGGTGCACTCGATGGCGCGAGATCAAGGTCAGATGGTGGATGCGGTTGAGGAAAATGTCGAGGTGACGCAAGTCCACGTGGAGCAAGGCGAAACTGCGCTGAGAAAGGCTTTGAAGTACAAGAAAGCCATTTACCCGATGTGTGGGGCGCTGCTGGGGTCATGTATAGGTGGTCCCATTGGGTTGATCGTGGGATTGAAGGCCGGCGGATTGGCAGCGCTTGGAGGAGGGCTCGTTGGTTTCGCCGGTGGAAAGTACATCAAAGAGGAAGGTGTGGAGGCTGTGGATGCTTTGGACGGTGGAGACAAGGCACTGGAAGTGGAAGCAAATGGTGCGGCCTTGACGGCGGATATGGACCAGGCCATTTGCGTGCGGAAGGAATGA